In Mixophyes fleayi isolate aMixFle1 chromosome 11, aMixFle1.hap1, whole genome shotgun sequence, one DNA window encodes the following:
- the LOC142106715 gene encoding ferritin light chain, oocyte isoform-like — MSSQIRQNYHQESEAGVNRIVNLELQASYVYQSLGFYFDRDDVALAKFSKFFREQSEKKRDQAEEFLKFQNKRGGRIVLQDIKKPDADEWGNGTNAMEYALKLEKSVNQALLDLHKIATDHADPHMCDFLESEYLGKEVEVIKKLGDHLTNLKRVKAAEVGMGEYLFDKLTLGEESS; from the exons ATGAGTTCCCAGATCCGCCAGAATTATCATCAGGAGAGCGAAGCTGGAGTCAACCGCATCGTTAACCTGGAGCTCCAGGCGTCCTATGTCTACCAGTCACTG GGCTTTTACTTTGACCGTGACGATGTGGCTCTGGCCAAGTTCTCAAAGTTCTTCCGTGAGCAATCTGAGAAGAAGCGAGATCAAGCAGAGGAATTCTTGAAGTTCCAGAACAAGCGTGGAGGGCGTATAGTGCTTCAAGATATCAAG aaacctgATGCTGATGAATGGGGCAATGGAACCAATGCTATGGAGTATGCCTTGAAGCTGGAGAAGAGTGTAAACCAGGCCCTGTTGGACCTCCACAAGATTGCTACAGACCATGCTGACCCTCAT ATGTGTGACTTCCTGGAGTCTGAATATCTGGGAAAGGAGGTGGAAGTGATCAAGAAACTGGGAGATCACCTTACCAACCTGAAACGCGTGAAGGCAGCAGAGGTTGGCATGGGAGAATATCTGTTTGACAAGCTGACCCTGGGAGAGGAAAGTTCTTAA
- the LOC142107064 gene encoding ferritin heavy chain B: MESQVRQNFHRDCEAAINRMVNLELYASYTYLSMSFYFDRDDVALHHVAKYFKEQSHEEREHAEKFMKYQNKRGGRIVLQDIKKPERDEWANTLEAMQAALQLEKTVNQALLDLHKVASDKVDPQLCDFLESEYLEEQVKAIKELGDYITNLKRLGVPQNGMGEYLFDKHTLGESN, translated from the exons ATGGAGTCCCAGGTGCGCCAGAACTTCCACCGCGACTGCGAAGCTGCCATCAACCGTATGGTGAACCTGGAGCTGTATGCGTCCTACACCTACCTCTCCATG TCTTTCTACTTTGACCGTGACGACGTGGCCCTTCATCATGTAGCCAAGTACTTCAAGGAGCAGAGCCACGAGGAGAGAGAGCATGCTGAGAAGTTCATGAAATACCAGAACAAACGTGGGGGTCGCATTGTGCTGCAGGACATCAAG AAACCAGAACGTGACGAGTGGGCTAACACTCTGGAGGCCATGCAGGCTGCTCTGCAGCTGGAGAAGACTGTGAACCAGGCCCTTCTGGATCTGCACAAGGTGGCTTCTGACAAGGTTGACCCTCAA CTGTGTGACTTCTTGGAGTCCGAGTACCTGGAAGAACAGGTGAAGGCTATTAAGGAGCTTGGAGACTACATCACCAACCTGAAGCGCCTTGGGGTGCCCCAGAACGGCATGGGCGAGTACCTGTTTGACAAGCACACCTTGGGAGAGAGCAACTAA